CACGGGCGACGCCTGCCACGGTGCAGGGGCAACGGCAGCGGTGGCAACGGCAGCGGTGGCAACGAATGGCGCGCCAGCCGGCGCGACAGCGTCCTCGGCTGCATCGACCACCAGCGCTCCCGGCGCCGACGGCAGGGCTTCGCCCCACGCCTTCACCATCGAGGCGAGCTTGTCACCGAGCTGGGGAGACCTGCGAAAGCTGATCAGCAACCGCTCCAGGCCCTCCCTCTTCTGGCTCAGCGAGACGGCCGCGTGGCGTACCTCGAGCTGGCGCAGCAGGTCGCGGATCACCTGAGACCAGTCGGTCGGATCGGCTCCAGCAGCCGCTGGCCGGCCAGGCATCGCGACCGCCGGGGTACCGGCGATCTCGGCATAGACCTGCACATAGTTTTCCGGCGTGGGCGCGATCCGGCGACTGGCCAGTACTTTCAGGGTCTCGCGCGCGAGCTCACCCGGGGTGCGGGCCGGGCGGGGGGACGGGACGGACTCTTGAGGCATCGGTATCGCGGATCGAACGACTGGGTTATGCGGCCATGCTGCACATCCCTCCGTTATCGGTCAACGGACCGGCAAGTTGAGGGCGTCCGGGACCCGTGGATCAGCGCGCAGGCGACATCCGGAAATCGAACTCGACCCGTTCGAACGGGTTCGGCAACCGGTACCGCCCAGCTTCTTCGGGTGAATCGCATTGCACGAACGGGATCGCGAGTGACGCGCGCACGCCGAACACCGCGTCCTGGTCGATGTACGGGTCGTCGGCGGGAAACAGTTCGGTCGTCAGCGGCGCGAAGCCGTCGGCCAGCACCCGGAAATGGAAATGCGCGGGACGCCACGCGTGCCGACCGCCGGCGCGCAGCAGGTCACCGACCGGGCCGTCGTAGGGCACCGTATACGGCGCGGGCCGCACCGTGGTGAACGCATAGGTGCCGTCATCGCCCAGCGTCATGCGGAAACGCAGGTTGTCCGGGCTCTGGCCAGGATCCTGCTGCCAGTAGTGCCCGACGGCATTTGTCTGCCAGAAGTCGAGCGTCGCCCCGCGTACCGGCTTCCCGGCGAGGTCGAGCACGCGTCCGCAGACCAGTACCGGCTGCCCGGCATTGGCACGGATCAGGTCTCCGCCGACCGCCAGTTCCGGCGAGCCTTCGGCGTGGAAAGGCCCCAGTACGCTGCGCTCGGTCGCGCCGGGCACGCTTTGCAGCAGGTCGGTGAGCGAGGTCAGCCCCAGGATGTCCGAGGTCAGCACGAACTCGTTGCGCCGGTCATCGGTGATCGCAGCCGCGGCGGTGAGGAATGCAATGCCCGCGCGCCACTCCTCGGGCCGCAACTCGACCTCTCGCGCGAAAGCATGCAGGTGGCGCACCAGTGCGCCCAGTACTTCCTTCAGGCGGGGATCGTGCGCGCCAGCAAACGACGCGATGACCGCATCGGTGAGGGTATTGCGGTCGATCGCCTGCATGCGTCCTCCTGGGTCCGTACCGGGCGGGTTCAGTCTGCC
The sequence above is drawn from the Rhodocyclaceae bacterium genome and encodes:
- a CDS encoding hydroxyquinol 1,2-dioxygenase; amino-acid sequence: MQAIDRNTLTDAVIASFAGAHDPRLKEVLGALVRHLHAFAREVELRPEEWRAGIAFLTAAAAITDDRRNEFVLTSDILGLTSLTDLLQSVPGATERSVLGPFHAEGSPELAVGGDLIRANAGQPVLVCGRVLDLAGKPVRGATLDFWQTNAVGHYWQQDPGQSPDNLRFRMTLGDDGTYAFTTVRPAPYTVPYDGPVGDLLRAGGRHAWRPAHFHFRVLADGFAPLTTELFPADDPYIDQDAVFGVRASLAIPFVQCDSPEEAGRYRLPNPFERVEFDFRMSPAR